A single Ctenopharyngodon idella isolate HZGC_01 chromosome 22, HZGC01, whole genome shotgun sequence DNA region contains:
- the map7b gene encoding ensconsin isoform X2, protein MPAPLRMRRGACRSAIPSLSTIAEEEEGQRSRKRRRKGGGSDYLLRADEKSSWSRPDSSASGQYTYTVPSPTEIHIVTRPEPLMQKIDERQRLARERREELEKQNAARGSKWLEREERARQFHERQLEERKKRLEEQRVKEERRRAAVEEKRRQKLEEEKARYEAVIRRTMERSQRARPKSNRWSWGGTLSASTSHNSDAERRSVSTMNLSKHMDTVISKRLSSSSATLLNSQDRALQKQTSLSSSCLIKKTLSKSQISREKIPQDKPAGTRRLPLTPWENTVVSRLQTPTHSYLARSRSAMSLSGEAVTPVCPRSASCHPMSSMSFKSIQSRSAERPIKAGPNFERPIKAGFIPPDSSARRKTTQNILIDRKDKDYVRKSWSNLSYPTPSLSLFTPKRSPSPVSHRSRTTNPSPNRGSTAKPTQKTPNPKKSRSPPPPASIPLSPSNPSLLPGNLRPNRVTSESLKVTPEREGGKKEDVEPPKIEPEAPATKPEPSAEASGSSPTARPSAGTTDPEEASRLLAEKRRQAREQREREEEEKRQQEEAERRSREEMARRKAEERAKREEEAQRQAEEKKRQEEEEKRLEEERAQREREEAERLQRQKEEEEARQKEEAERLRLEREKHFQKEEAERMERKKRLEEIMKRTRRSDQKTTPQRNGDVSQQSGQDSAISISSSPSVSVSAPQALETSETVRSDSNGHSDPSFITPILPTSGHRENGAVPEAFEEVIEVPMANKLSRQDGDGEEMENEEEEKRKIPLLAFRENGSTHDVSELEENPAQ, encoded by the exons GCTCTGACTACCTTCTCAGAGCAGATGAGAAGTCGTCATGGAGTCGACCGGACTCGTCTGCCTCTGGACAGTACACCTACACCGTTCCCAGCCCTACAGAGATACACATCGTTACCAGACCAG AGCCTCTCATGCAGAAGATCGATGAAAGGCAGAGACTCGCCCGTGAACGGAGGGAGGAGCTGGAGAAGCAGAATG CTGCACGGGGCTCCAAGTGGttggagagagaggagagagccCGACAGTTTCATGAGAGACAGCTGGAGGAGCGCAAGAAGAGGCTGGAGGAGCAGCGAGTGAAGGAGGAGAGGAGACGAGCTGCTGTGGAGGAGAAACGACGGCAGAAACTGGAGGAGGAGAAG gcgcGGTATGAGGCTGTTATCAGGAGGACCATGGAGAGGAGTCAGAGAGCCAGGCCGAAGTCGAACCGCTGGAGCTGGGGAGGAACGCTTTCTGCTAGCACCTCTCACAACAGCG ATGCTGAAAGACGGTCAGTCTCCACTATGAATCTGTCCAAACACATGGATACAGTCATTTCTAAACGCCTGTCATCTTCCTCAGCCACCTTGCTGAATTCACAAGATAGAG CCTTACAGAAGCAGACATCTCTCTCGTCATCTTGCTTGATTAAAAAAACGCTATCTAAATCCCAAATATCCAGAGAGAAGATCCCTCAGGACAAACCAGCAG GTACGCGTCGCTTGCCTCTTACCCCATGGGAGAATACAGTGGTCAGTCGACTACAGACACCAACACACTCCTACCTGGCCAGGAGTCGTAGCGCCATGTCTTTGTCTGGAGAAGCAG TGACCCCCGTTTGTCCTCGCTCAGCCTCCTGTCACCCAATGAGCTCCATGTCCTTCAAGTCCATCCAGTCACGCAGCGCCGAGCGACCAATCAAAGCAGGCCCTAATTTTGAGAGACCAATCAAAGCAGGGTTCATCCCTCCGGACAGCAGCGCTCGCAGAAAGACCACCCAGAATATCCTG ATTGACAGGAAGGATAAGGACTATGTGAGGAAGTCATGGAGTAACCTGTCATATCCCACTCCCAGTCTGAGCCTGTTCACGCCCAAGAGATCTCCTTCACCTGTCAGTCATCGCAGCAGGACCACCAATCCATCCCCCAACAG GGGCTCTACTGCTAAACCCACTCAGAAGACGCCTAACCCCAAAAAGTCCAGgtctccacctcccccagcatCAATACCGCTGTCTCCCAGTAACCCGTCCTTATTGCCAGGCAATCTCAGGCCCAACAGAGTGACATCAGAGAGCCTGAAAGTTACCCCAGAAAGAGAGGGGGGCAAAAAAGAGGATGTTGAACCTCCTAAAATTGAACCAGAGGCTCCTGCAACTAAACCAGAGCCGTCTGCTG AAGCTTCTGGAAGTTCTCCAACAGCACGGCCCTCCGCAGGCACAACAGATCCTGAGGAGGCATCTCGTCTGCTGGCTGAGAAACGACGGCAGGCCAgagaacagagagaaagagaagaggagGAGAAGAGACAGCAGGAAGAGGCTGAAAG gcGCAGCAGGGAGGAGATGGCCCGGAGGAAAGCAGAGGAGCGAGCGAAGAGAGAGGAGGAGGCACAGCGGCAGGCAGAAGAGAAGAAGagacaagaggaggaggagaagcgATTAGAGGAGGAGAGAGCACAGAGGGAGAGGGAGGAAGCTGAACGCCTGCAGAGACAG aaagaagaagaagaggctCGCCAGAAAGAAGAGGCAGAGCGTTTGCGtctggagagagagaaacacttCCAGAAAGAGGAGGCTGAGAGAATGGAGAGGAAGAAG CGCCTTGAGGAAATTATGAAACGCACACGCCGATCTGATCAG AAAACCACCCCACAGAGAAATGGCGACGTCAGCCAGCAGAGTGGACAGGATTCAG CAATTTCAATATCCAGCAGTCCCTCAGTGAGTGTGTCGGCCCCTCAGGCTCTGGAGACATCCGAGACCGTACGCAGTGACAGTAACGGACACTCGGACCCCAGCTTCATTACACCCATACTGCCCACATCGGGTCACAG AGAAAATGGCGCAGTCCCAGAAGCCTTCGAGGAGGTCATAGAGGTTCCAATGGCGAACAAACTGTCCCGTCAAGATGGAGATGGAGAGGAAATGGAaaatgaggaggaggagaagaggaAGATTCCCCTGTTGGCTTTCAGAGAGAACGGCAGCACACATGACGTGAGTGAACTGGAGGAGAACCCAGCACAGTAG
- the map7b gene encoding ensconsin isoform X6, producing the protein MPAPLRMRRGACRSAIPSLSTIAEEEEGQRSRKRRRKGGGSDYLLRADEKSSWSRPDSSASGQYTYTVPSPTEIHIVTRPEPLMQKIDERQRLARERREELEKQNAARGSKWLEREERARQFHERQLEERKKRLEEQRVKEERRRAAVEEKRRQKLEEEKARYEAVIRRTMERSQRARPKSNRWSWGGTLSASTSHNSDAERRSVSTMNLSKHMDTVISKRLSSSSATLLNSQDRGTRRLPLTPWENTVVSRLQTPTHSYLARSRSAMSLSGEAASCHPMSSMSFKSIQSRSAERPIKAGPNFERPIKAGFIPPDSSARRKTTQNILIDRKDKDYVRKSWSNLSYPTPSLSLFTPKRSPSPVSHRSRTTNPSPNRGSTAKPTQKTPNPKKSRSPPPPASIPLSPSNPSLLPGNLRPNRVTSESLKVTPEREGGKKEDVEPPKIEPEAPATKPEPSAEASGSSPTARPSAGTTDPEEASRLLAEKRRQAREQREREEEEKRQQEEAERRSREEMARRKAEERAKREEEAQRQAEEKKRQEEEEKRLEEERAQREREEAERLQRQKEEEEARQKEEAERLRLEREKHFQKEEAERMERKKRLEEIMKRTRRSDQKTTPQRNGDVSQQSGQDSAISISSSPSVSVSAPQALETSETVRSDSNGHSDPSFITPILPTSGHSVSAQLRENGAVPEAFEEVIEVPMANKLSRQDGDGEEMENEEEEKRKIPLLAFRENGSTHDVSELEENPAQ; encoded by the exons GCTCTGACTACCTTCTCAGAGCAGATGAGAAGTCGTCATGGAGTCGACCGGACTCGTCTGCCTCTGGACAGTACACCTACACCGTTCCCAGCCCTACAGAGATACACATCGTTACCAGACCAG AGCCTCTCATGCAGAAGATCGATGAAAGGCAGAGACTCGCCCGTGAACGGAGGGAGGAGCTGGAGAAGCAGAATG CTGCACGGGGCTCCAAGTGGttggagagagaggagagagccCGACAGTTTCATGAGAGACAGCTGGAGGAGCGCAAGAAGAGGCTGGAGGAGCAGCGAGTGAAGGAGGAGAGGAGACGAGCTGCTGTGGAGGAGAAACGACGGCAGAAACTGGAGGAGGAGAAG gcgcGGTATGAGGCTGTTATCAGGAGGACCATGGAGAGGAGTCAGAGAGCCAGGCCGAAGTCGAACCGCTGGAGCTGGGGAGGAACGCTTTCTGCTAGCACCTCTCACAACAGCG ATGCTGAAAGACGGTCAGTCTCCACTATGAATCTGTCCAAACACATGGATACAGTCATTTCTAAACGCCTGTCATCTTCCTCAGCCACCTTGCTGAATTCACAAGATAGAG GTACGCGTCGCTTGCCTCTTACCCCATGGGAGAATACAGTGGTCAGTCGACTACAGACACCAACACACTCCTACCTGGCCAGGAGTCGTAGCGCCATGTCTTTGTCTGGAGAAGCAG CCTCCTGTCACCCAATGAGCTCCATGTCCTTCAAGTCCATCCAGTCACGCAGCGCCGAGCGACCAATCAAAGCAGGCCCTAATTTTGAGAGACCAATCAAAGCAGGGTTCATCCCTCCGGACAGCAGCGCTCGCAGAAAGACCACCCAGAATATCCTG ATTGACAGGAAGGATAAGGACTATGTGAGGAAGTCATGGAGTAACCTGTCATATCCCACTCCCAGTCTGAGCCTGTTCACGCCCAAGAGATCTCCTTCACCTGTCAGTCATCGCAGCAGGACCACCAATCCATCCCCCAACAG GGGCTCTACTGCTAAACCCACTCAGAAGACGCCTAACCCCAAAAAGTCCAGgtctccacctcccccagcatCAATACCGCTGTCTCCCAGTAACCCGTCCTTATTGCCAGGCAATCTCAGGCCCAACAGAGTGACATCAGAGAGCCTGAAAGTTACCCCAGAAAGAGAGGGGGGCAAAAAAGAGGATGTTGAACCTCCTAAAATTGAACCAGAGGCTCCTGCAACTAAACCAGAGCCGTCTGCTG AAGCTTCTGGAAGTTCTCCAACAGCACGGCCCTCCGCAGGCACAACAGATCCTGAGGAGGCATCTCGTCTGCTGGCTGAGAAACGACGGCAGGCCAgagaacagagagaaagagaagaggagGAGAAGAGACAGCAGGAAGAGGCTGAAAG gcGCAGCAGGGAGGAGATGGCCCGGAGGAAAGCAGAGGAGCGAGCGAAGAGAGAGGAGGAGGCACAGCGGCAGGCAGAAGAGAAGAAGagacaagaggaggaggagaagcgATTAGAGGAGGAGAGAGCACAGAGGGAGAGGGAGGAAGCTGAACGCCTGCAGAGACAG aaagaagaagaagaggctCGCCAGAAAGAAGAGGCAGAGCGTTTGCGtctggagagagagaaacacttCCAGAAAGAGGAGGCTGAGAGAATGGAGAGGAAGAAG CGCCTTGAGGAAATTATGAAACGCACACGCCGATCTGATCAG AAAACCACCCCACAGAGAAATGGCGACGTCAGCCAGCAGAGTGGACAGGATTCAG CAATTTCAATATCCAGCAGTCCCTCAGTGAGTGTGTCGGCCCCTCAGGCTCTGGAGACATCCGAGACCGTACGCAGTGACAGTAACGGACACTCGGACCCCAGCTTCATTACACCCATACTGCCCACATCGGGTCACAG CGTGTCTGCCCAACTTAGAGAAAATGGCGCAGTCCCAGAAGCCTTCGAGGAGGTCATAGAGGTTCCAATGGCGAACAAACTGTCCCGTCAAGATGGAGATGGAGAGGAAATGGAaaatgaggaggaggagaagaggaAGATTCCCCTGTTGGCTTTCAGAGAGAACGGCAGCACACATGACGTGAGTGAACTGGAGGAGAACCCAGCACAGTAG